The genome window GGGATAAAATTTAGCAGCAGCAGCGGTATACCGACGCTCAACAAAATTTGTAGTTTTCGCAGTTCAAAGGCGATCGCCCTTTGAATATCCCGAAAACTATTCGCCAAATTCATTGGTGCTTCTGCGGGCAATTGACCGTTCCGCAGGAGTTCCAATTGTTCGGAAAGTTTGCCGTACCAGGGCGAACCTAAAATCACGCCAAACTGCACTAACAAAAATCCAATTATCAGCAAAAGTCCTGAGACTAGGAGTACGCGCAGCAGCCAGCCGAAAGCGACTGTTAACAGACCCAGAAAGCTCAGCCAAGCTGGAAAACTCGCAATTAGAGCGTTAAATCGGACGGATAAATCGGCAACTAAAACGTCTATCCCTGCCAAACTGGGAAATAGCAAGCTTAAATAAAGACCGATACCAATTATAAAATTTAGCACCACGGGAACTAATACATAAGTCCACAGCTTGGGAGTTTGCAAAATCAGCGTGAAAGCTCGCAAAGGATAGGTGAAACCGGCCAGCAGTCCAATTGGTGCGGTAATGGCGGCGCGGGCGGGGTTTGAATTTAGCTGTTTTGACATATTTTCTGCTTTTGAGGACTCGACTCTATTTTCTATTATCCACTTTCCATTATTATTGCTGATGAGGATTTATCGCAGGTAGCCCAACAGTGAAGCTTTTTATTTACCATACCCCGGAACTTACGCCAGCCGACAAAATGCCGGCTTGCGCGATCGCAGTTGATGTGCTGCGGGCGACTACGACAATGGCAACGGCCCTGAATAATGGGGCGGAAGCTGTCCAAGTTTTCAGCGACTTAGATAAGTTAATGGCAAGCAGCGAAAAATGGCCTGCAGACAAGCGGATTCGCGCCGGAGAGCGCGGCGGCAGCAAAGTTGACGGATTTGACATGGGGAATTCCCCCTTCGACTGCACGCCAGAAAAGGTCACTGGGAAGCGAATTTTTATCAGCACAACTAACGGTACTCGGGCTCTGGAGCGAGTGCAAGCTGCTGCAACTGTGTTAACGGCGGCTTTGATTAACCGCAAATCTGTGGTGCAGTTTTTGTTAAATAAACAGCCGGAAACTATTTGGATTGTGGGTTCTGGTTGGGAAGGGGGTTATTCGTTGGAAGATACGGTTTGTGCTGGTGCGATCGCCCAAAGTCTCCTGGCAGAAAGCGGTATTCCTGCGAGCGATTTTGCTGGTAACGATGAAGTATTTGCGGCTATTGCTCTTTATTTGCACTGGCAAGATAGGTTGCACGAATTGTTGGAAAGAGCCAGTCACGGCCAGCGCCTCCTCGGTTTAGGTGTTATTGAAGATTTAAAATATTGCGCGCAAACGGATACTTTAGATGTGCTGCCGGTGCAGCGAGAACCGGGAGTTTTGGTTAAGTCGGATTTTAAAATTCCTCCAGCTAATTTCTGGGATATATCTTCGGAAAAAACGGCGAATTGAAATTTTCTGCGAATGCAGTATTAGTAAGGTGCGCCTAGGCGCACCCTACGGAAATTAGTAGGTAGTGAATGAACAATATTTTTTTAAGCAAGTAGAATTAAACATACTTGGTAGGGACAAAACATTGTTTTTTCCCTAGTCTATTGCAGGCAATTGAGAATTGCTGCATTCACCGCCGAACCGCTGAATTAAACACTCGGCAATTCTGGCTGCTGCACCGGGTTCTCCCATGCGCCGCCAGCCATTTTCAGCGATTAGCTGCAACCTGTCGGGGTCGCGGAGCAAAGACTGCACGGCGCCGGCAACTTCGGCGGGATGTTTGACTAAAATTAATGACGGGCCTAACAGGCGACTTTGAGCTTCTGCAAAAGCTGGAGTAAATTGCGGGCCGTTTCCGGGAATGGCGATCGCCGGTTTTCCTAAACCTACAAATTGTTCTGTAGCTGTTCCTGCCATTGCTATTGCTAAATCGGCTTCGTACAAACAATCGTTAAAACTTTGCTGAGTCAAAATCATCGTGGCGTTTCTCTGCACCAATGTCAAGGGCAATAGCAAATTAGGAGATTCTTTCCGAATTTCTCGATCGCTAGAAACAGGAGGTCGCAAAATACTTCCTTCTCGCCGCTGCGTTCTAGTTTCGCCGTCTTGTCGCCAGCCGAAAAATTCTAAACTAGGTCGCAAAGCTTCTAAATTTAACTCCGGAGAAATGGCTCCAAAAAATAACAATTTGCGATCGGCAAACAGCGACAAAATTCCGGCTACAGCCTCTACTATTAGCAGCCAATTAGCATAGGCTTCCGGCGCTCTAGAACCGGGGAGTAAGGTGATGACGAGCGATCGCGACCTTTCCCGAAACTCTGCGTCAGGGCCGTAAAAACCGGCTGGATTTTCCGGTTCGAGTCCGTCCATCATCGGGTTTCCGAGATTGTAAGCGGGAATTCCCAGCTTTTGTAAAGTCTCGGCGGTGAGCGCGTCCCTGGCAAAAACGGCCCGACAGCGCGATCGAGTCATCAACCAGCGCTCCCAAGGCAAATAAACCGATCGCGACCAACTCCGCCCACCAAAGACCCTGGATTTGCGAGCCAGAGGCCCGTCCTCGTCCCGCAAATAATACTCGGACTTGGCAGTACCGACAAAGGCATAGGGCGCGCCGCTGAGCCAAGCAAACAGCAGCGGTACAATATCCCCGCAGGCTAAAATAACGCCGTCTTGATTCCCAGACTGTTGTTGAGTCCGCACCCAAGCGCGGATGGCTTTAAACTGAGCGATTGTCAACTGAAGCAGCCCGCCTTTGACATCGCGCAAAAATTCCCTCCCGTCCATGTAAATAAAGCCGCCCGAAGGCATCCGCTGCATCGGGCCGATGATGCGGGCGTTTTCTAGTTGAGCGAAAGCTTGCCCTTCACCCACTAGCGGAAACACGGCTAATTCTGGCGGATGCGGGTGCTGTTGCAGTTCCTGCAAGATGCGAAGGGCGATCGCGTCTTCTCCGTGGCCGTTACTGAGGCAAAGTAATTTCAATCCCAACTCTCTCAAAAACTCTCTTATCAAAAAATTGCCTGAAAACCCTGCGACTTCAGTCTAGGGATGAAAGGCAACTTTACACTTTAGTTTACCAGAAAAATCTTGTTTGAAAGAGTACAAAACACGGTAATAGCGAGCTACAGGAGGCGCTGCTCAAAATCTATACTGCGCCCAAAGATATCTGGCATTTAACAGCAGTTGATCGGGCTCTGGGATACAACTTCTGAAGCGGCAAAATAACTTGTTTAATGTTGGGAGTTACGGCCGCCTGCACTGACAATTGCGCGATCGACAACTGCCATATCTCCGACTAAATAACGCGGCGGTAAGTTTCTGCCCATCTAAATTACAGCGGTTCTCAAGCGTGGTGAGGTATGCCCTATGCGCTATGCCCGCGGAGGCCGCGGAGGCCGCGGAGGCCGCGGAGGCCTAGAGTACCTCATATGAGAGATCGAAAGGCTATATAGCGATTCTCATAAAGATGAGGTATTTACTAATTAATTAACAATTCCTCAATCCCCCAATCTAAAATCTAAAATCTAAAATCTAAAATCTAAAATCTAAACTTGTACCTCATATGAGAGTTCGAAAGGCTATAGTATGTATCCAGCCAAGCTCTCAACCATGAGACTCATACTATTTTCTCTCGATATATTGGTTTAAAGTATTCCGAATTTGTTTGAGCTGAAATCCCTTAGCAAGTTGGCGCAGCTTCGAGACAAACGGCACTAAATTAGGTTCTAAACTCTCCAGCTTAGCACTCTCCTCAAAAATTTCTTCAATGTCGCCCATAGCTGCGAGTTTCAAAAGTTTTGCTACTGACTCAGAAGCCGCAGGTAACAGAGAAGAATAAGCAGGAAAATCAGCGGCTGGTAACAAACTGGAAGTTTTGCGCTTTTTGTTTTCCGAAGATTCCCCATAAATCCATTCTAGTCCCAAATGCAGGCGCAACTGTTCCAAAAAGTGATTTGCTTCGATCGGTTTGGGAAGAAAATCATCGTACCCTGCGAGGATGCTATCTTGCTGCGTAGCCGCGAAAACGCTAGCTGACATAGCCATTAACACGACATCTTTTCCTTCCGGCAACTGCCGCAGTTTTCTTGCAGTTTCTAAGCCATCCATTACAGGCATCCGCAAGTCCATTAAAATCACATCCGGTTGAAATTCAACTGTTTTGCAGAGGCATTCTTGCCCGTTTTGGGCCTCTGCAACCTCAAATCCCAAACGCCGCAGCAGCCTGCACAACAAATCGCGATCCAGTTGATTGTCCTCCACGATTAGCACTTTCCGCTTGTTGCCGACAAAACCGACAAGCCAGCGTTTTTCCTGCAAAGGAGACACCTCCAAGTACCGTTTAGCTGCTGGCAATTCTAAATCTAGCCAAAAAGTGCTGCCTTTTCCTAAAGTGCTGTGGACGCGAATTTCGGCACCCATTAGTTTGGCTAATTTCTGGCTAATCGAGAGTCCGAGACCTGTACCTTCAACAAACGTATTGCCTCCTACTTGGTGGAAAGGCAAAAATATTTCTTCTAACTTGCTTCGCTCTATTCCCGTGCCGGTATCCTCGACTTGAAAGCGGATTTTTAAAGCGTGTTTGGCTGCGATCGCATTATGGGCGAAGCGCATATAATTTTGTTTCAGTTCCGAACTCAAAGTCGAGAACTTATAACTTTCTCCTTGCCCTAGACTCCAGGCTCCTGTGCCGACATAGCCGACTTTGAAAGTCACACCGCCACTGCTAGTAAATTTAACGGCATTGCTGAGTAAATTTATGAGAATTTGGCGCAATCTTTTTGGATCCACACGAACGCAGCTAGGCAGGGGAGAGACTTGTTCGTAATGGAATAAAATTTCTTTTTGAGAGGCCCGCATCTGAAATAGATCGGCAATGTTTTTCATAAAATTTATAAAATTTAACTCTTCCGGGTAGAGTTCCATTTTTCTAGCTTCAATTTTGGAAAGATCTAAAACATCGTCGATTAACATCAGCAGGTGTTGACCGCACTGCAGAATATTGCTGAGACTTTCTTGCTGATCTGAGTTTAAGTCTTTGTCGGTTTTGAGGATTTGAGTGTAACCTAAAACGCCGTTTAAAGGCGTGCGTAGTTCGTGGCTCATGTTGGCAAGAAATTCGCTTTTGGCGCGGTTGGCGCTTTCTGCGGCTAATGCAGCTTGTTGGAGGGCAGATTCTGCAAGTTTGCGATCGACAATTTCCGTTTGTGCTTGTTCAAATAGCGTCGATTGCTGGATCGCGATCGCCAATTGCACGCACAATTGCCGGAGGGATTCTATTTCTGAGGAATCCCAGGGACGGGGGCCGCTGCAATCCTGGGCGATCAGCAGTCCCCAGAGCTGATTTTCTGCCGTCGGTTGGACTTGGGAAATGCTTTCTCTTGCTTTTAAAATTGGGACTATTAAGTTAGCTTTTACTTCAATTCCTTCGAGAAATTTCATGTGGCATTCCGTCAAATTTTCCCGGTAAATATCTTCCATACATCTAATATAACCTTGCTGATAAACTTCAACAAATTTTTCTTTAAAACAGCCATCAACATTGTTAAGATTGAGCAGCGAAATTCTATCTTTTGCTACGGATTCGACAACTACAATACCGCTCCAGTCGGGATTAAATCGGTAAATAACTGTGCGGTCTGTTTGCAAAAATTGCCGCACTTCTTCGACAGCAGTTGTCAGGAGTTCTTCTAAATTTAGGGAGGAGCGAATGCGATCGAGCATGGCAACTACTAGCCGTTCTCGCCTTAAT of Oscillatoria nigro-viridis PCC 7112 contains these proteins:
- a CDS encoding EI24 domain-containing protein, with the translated sequence MSKQLNSNPARAAITAPIGLLAGFTYPLRAFTLILQTPKLWTYVLVPVVLNFIIGIGLYLSLLFPSLAGIDVLVADLSVRFNALIASFPAWLSFLGLLTVAFGWLLRVLLVSGLLLIIGFLLVQFGVILGSPWYGKLSEQLELLRNGQLPAEAPMNLANSFRDIQRAIAFELRKLQILLSVGIPLLLLNFIPGVGSILSSLGGVALGATIVCLDFLDAPLERRRRPFQEKLEIIWASLPASGSFGLVCLGLVSIPLLNLLAIPLCVTAGTLFFCDRIWPARFAPEETHSDRETNITN
- a CDS encoding lipid-A-disaccharide synthase-related protein codes for the protein MKLLCLSNGHGEDAIALRILQELQQHPHPPELAVFPLVGEGQAFAQLENARIIGPMQRMPSGGFIYMDGREFLRDVKGGLLQLTIAQFKAIRAWVRTQQQSGNQDGVILACGDIVPLLFAWLSGAPYAFVGTAKSEYYLRDEDGPLARKSRVFGGRSWSRSVYLPWERWLMTRSRCRAVFARDALTAETLQKLGIPAYNLGNPMMDGLEPENPAGFYGPDAEFRERSRSLVITLLPGSRAPEAYANWLLIVEAVAGILSLFADRKLLFFGAISPELNLEALRPSLEFFGWRQDGETRTQRREGSILRPPVSSDREIRKESPNLLLPLTLVQRNATMILTQQSFNDCLYEADLAIAMAGTATEQFVGLGKPAIAIPGNGPQFTPAFAEAQSRLLGPSLILVKHPAEVAGAVQSLLRDPDRLQLIAENGWRRMGEPGAAARIAECLIQRFGGECSNSQLPAID
- a CDS encoding 2-phosphosulfolactate phosphatase family protein encodes the protein MKLFIYHTPELTPADKMPACAIAVDVLRATTTMATALNNGAEAVQVFSDLDKLMASSEKWPADKRIRAGERGGSKVDGFDMGNSPFDCTPEKVTGKRIFISTTNGTRALERVQAAATVLTAALINRKSVVQFLLNKQPETIWIVGSGWEGGYSLEDTVCAGAIAQSLLAESGIPASDFAGNDEVFAAIALYLHWQDRLHELLERASHGQRLLGLGVIEDLKYCAQTDTLDVLPVQREPGVLVKSDFKIPPANFWDISSEKTAN